A region from the Streptomyces lydicus genome encodes:
- a CDS encoding SAM-dependent methyltransferase — protein MKTSVPYRTEAGAALAPAAAPTTAREQVDAARWPDVARTPRGSSARTAVTRLLVQRALAALPLRVALGDAPVTGAEGPLLRVHDPDAFFRRIGTDGLIGFGESYMAGEWDTDELVGALTVLASHLTSLVPRPLQRLRGAWAHRRPRAQRNTPEGARENIHRHYDLSNDLFALFLGPTMTYSSALFPRRPAAWSDLAGAQHRKIDRLLDLAGVGEGTRLLEIGTGWGELALRAAARGARVVTVTLSQEQRALAQARIAQAGYTDRVSVELCDYRQVTGVHDAVVSVEMIEAVGEDYWPVYFQSLERLLAPGGRIALQAITMPHDRMLATRTTYTWIHKYIFPGGIIPSVRAIEECAAPAGLRVEENDGFGGHYAETLRLWRERFAEQTATVGALGFDGVFRRMWEFYLAYSEAGFRAGYLDVRQLLLAKDATTARNGGRR, from the coding sequence GTGAAGACTTCCGTCCCGTACCGCACCGAAGCAGGTGCCGCCCTCGCCCCGGCCGCCGCACCCACCACGGCCCGGGAGCAGGTGGACGCGGCCAGGTGGCCGGATGTGGCGCGCACTCCGCGCGGCTCGTCCGCCCGTACCGCCGTGACCCGGCTCCTCGTCCAACGGGCCCTGGCCGCACTGCCGTTGAGGGTGGCGCTCGGCGATGCACCCGTCACCGGCGCCGAGGGGCCCCTGCTGCGGGTACACGACCCCGACGCGTTCTTCCGCCGGATCGGCACCGACGGGCTGATCGGCTTCGGCGAGTCCTACATGGCGGGGGAGTGGGACACGGACGAACTGGTCGGCGCACTGACCGTCCTCGCCTCCCACCTCACCTCGCTGGTGCCCCGCCCCCTGCAGCGGCTGCGCGGCGCCTGGGCGCACCGACGGCCCCGCGCACAGCGCAACACACCGGAGGGCGCACGGGAGAACATCCACCGTCACTACGACCTGTCCAACGACCTGTTCGCGCTCTTCCTGGGCCCGACCATGACGTACTCCTCGGCCCTCTTCCCCCGGCGCCCCGCCGCCTGGAGCGATCTGGCCGGTGCCCAGCACCGCAAGATCGACCGGCTGCTGGACCTGGCCGGTGTCGGCGAGGGCACCCGCCTGCTGGAGATCGGCACCGGCTGGGGAGAACTGGCCCTGCGTGCCGCCGCCCGCGGCGCCCGCGTGGTCACCGTGACCCTGTCACAGGAGCAGCGCGCGCTCGCCCAGGCCCGTATCGCCCAGGCCGGATACACGGACCGGGTCTCGGTCGAACTGTGTGACTACCGGCAGGTGACCGGGGTCCACGACGCCGTGGTGAGCGTGGAGATGATCGAGGCCGTCGGCGAGGACTACTGGCCCGTCTACTTCCAGAGCCTGGAACGCCTGCTGGCGCCCGGCGGCCGCATCGCGCTCCAGGCGATCACCATGCCGCACGACCGGATGCTCGCCACCCGCACCACCTACACCTGGATCCACAAGTACATCTTCCCGGGCGGCATCATCCCCTCCGTCCGGGCCATCGAGGAGTGCGCCGCGCCCGCCGGGCTGCGGGTGGAGGAGAACGACGGATTCGGCGGCCACTACGCCGAGACGCTGCGGCTGTGGCGCGAGCGCTTCGCCGAACAGACCGCCACGGTCGGCGCCTTGGGGTTCGACGGGGTGTTCCGCCGGATGTGGGAGTTCTATCTGGCCTACAGCGAGGCCGGATTCCGCGCCGGCTACCTGGACGTACGGCAGCTGCTCCTGGCCAAGGACGCCACGACGGCACGGAACGGAGGCCGCCGATGA
- a CDS encoding DUF1295 domain-containing protein has translation MTGFPWAAFAVNLAVAAGAAFTVMLTTFAVARAKGVHRLVDIAWGTAFTAVALTTCVLSAGYGDDGRRLLVTVATAVWGLRLSVHIARRGRGQGEDPRYERLLAKAPGSRDAYALRTVYLLQGGLVWLISLPVQVAQYVAVPPGPIAVAGGVVWATGLVFESVGDFQLVRFTANPGNRGRIMDRGLWAWTRHPNYFGDFLVWWGLFLSACGTPQSAAVAVLSPLLMSYLLVYGSGKRLLENHLADRPGYAAYTARTSGFFPLPPPATPTRRTPAHDHRPGTAHEPRQRRGQGRGQG, from the coding sequence ATGACCGGATTCCCCTGGGCGGCCTTTGCCGTCAACCTCGCCGTGGCGGCCGGTGCCGCGTTCACCGTCATGCTCACCACATTCGCCGTCGCCCGGGCCAAGGGGGTGCACCGGCTGGTGGACATCGCCTGGGGCACGGCGTTCACGGCGGTCGCGCTCACCACCTGTGTCCTGTCCGCCGGTTACGGGGACGACGGCCGGCGGCTGCTGGTCACCGTCGCCACGGCGGTGTGGGGGCTGCGGCTGTCCGTCCATATCGCCCGGCGCGGGCGCGGGCAGGGCGAGGACCCCCGCTATGAGCGGCTGCTGGCCAAGGCCCCCGGCAGCCGCGACGCTTACGCCCTGCGCACGGTGTACCTGTTGCAGGGCGGGCTGGTGTGGCTGATCTCGCTCCCGGTGCAGGTGGCTCAGTATGTTGCGGTGCCGCCGGGGCCGATCGCCGTCGCCGGCGGGGTGGTGTGGGCGACCGGCCTTGTCTTCGAGAGCGTCGGCGACTTCCAGCTTGTCCGGTTCACGGCCAACCCCGGCAACCGGGGCCGCATCATGGACCGCGGCCTGTGGGCCTGGACCCGGCACCCCAACTACTTCGGCGACTTCCTCGTCTGGTGGGGGCTGTTCCTGTCGGCCTGCGGCACCCCGCAGAGCGCCGCGGTCGCCGTGCTCTCGCCCCTGCTGATGTCGTATCTGCTCGTCTACGGCAGCGGTAAGCGACTGCTGGAGAACCATCTGGCCGACCGCCCCGGTTACGCTGCCTACACGGCCCGCACCAGCGGTTTCTTTCCTCTGCCACCGCCCGCCACCCCCACCCGGAGGACACCTGCCCATGACCACCGGCCCGGAACCGCCCACGAACCCAGGCAACGACGAGGGCAAGGGCGAGGGCAAGGGTGA
- a CDS encoding alpha/beta fold hydrolase has product MSSDSHNGGDIEGGRRTPHRPLLVHRHPDPPRAAVLLLHGGRADGRTPPPRLNLPALRMRPFGSAMSRAPGGRQLLLASVRYRCRGWNGPRADAARDARGALDELAALAADVPVVLVGHSMGGRAALHTGGHPAVRGIVALAPWCPPGEPVSHLRDRTVVLLHDNRDRITDPEGSRLFADRARQSGARAHAVAMPRGGHTMLRGAREWHRLTVKLVTAILAGGPLPVRADERPSPG; this is encoded by the coding sequence ATGAGCAGCGACAGCCACAACGGCGGCGACATCGAGGGCGGACGCCGCACCCCGCACCGGCCGCTGCTCGTCCACCGTCACCCGGACCCGCCACGGGCCGCGGTGCTGCTGTTGCACGGCGGCCGGGCGGACGGTCGTACTCCGCCTCCGCGGCTCAACCTCCCCGCCCTGCGGATGCGGCCCTTCGGCTCCGCGATGTCCCGGGCCCCGGGCGGGCGGCAACTGCTGCTCGCCTCCGTGCGCTACCGCTGCCGCGGCTGGAACGGCCCGCGGGCGGACGCCGCCCGGGACGCCCGCGGGGCGCTCGACGAACTGGCCGCGCTCGCCGCCGATGTGCCGGTTGTGCTCGTCGGCCACTCCATGGGCGGCAGGGCGGCCCTGCACACCGGCGGGCATCCGGCGGTCCGCGGCATCGTCGCGCTCGCCCCGTGGTGCCCGCCCGGGGAACCCGTCTCCCATCTCCGCGACCGGACCGTCGTGCTGCTGCACGACAACCGCGACCGGATCACCGACCCCGAGGGCTCCCGGCTCTTCGCCGACCGCGCCCGGCAGTCGGGTGCCCGGGCCCATGCGGTCGCCATGCCGCGCGGCGGCCACACCATGCTCCGCGGCGCTCGCGAATGGCACCGGCTGACTGTGAAGCTCGTCACTGCCATCCTGGCCGGTGGGCCGTTGCCGGTGCGGGCCGACGAGAGGCCGTCGCCCGGATAG
- the tgmA gene encoding putative ATP-grasp-modified RiPP → MRPFALSYARPAVKSPTTTPYSYDATRQLNVLPDGRPATCSRAVLLATGTTASTAGSKTHFDD, encoded by the coding sequence ATGCGACCGTTTGCGTTGAGCTACGCCCGTCCGGCGGTGAAATCGCCGACGACCACCCCCTACAGCTATGACGCCACGCGGCAACTCAACGTCCTCCCGGACGGGCGCCCGGCCACCTGTAGCCGGGCGGTGCTGCTGGCGACCGGCACCACCGCCTCCACCGCCGGTTCCAAGACCCACTTCGACGACTGA
- the tgmB gene encoding ATP-grasp ribosomal peptide maturase: MTVLVLTCEEDLTADIVVSTLQDLGVPLVRLDPADLPGRVALSAEYSGDDFHGYLKAGTRMVSLSSLRSVWVRRPGTPGARAPEQSAWITAESEQALYGMLSCTPARWMNHPVASVQARNKPWQLHIAHRSGFLVPPTLVTTFPAVARQFAAAHQDLVVKSVSGKHPGDPPLVLPTTRISPDADFSGVAAGPTLLQQHIHKEADIRLTCVGEQLFAARKKADPDEVDSRFSQHGTWEPAEVPDSVHRAVSTYMTTAQLAYGAFDFAEDPDGTWWFLECNQGGQFGFVQLETDQPIAQAIAAWLAVEPVT, from the coding sequence ATGACCGTCCTGGTCCTCACCTGCGAGGAAGACTTGACGGCGGATATCGTGGTGTCCACGCTGCAGGACCTCGGTGTCCCGCTCGTCCGCCTCGACCCCGCCGACCTGCCCGGAAGGGTCGCCCTGTCGGCGGAGTACTCCGGGGACGACTTCCACGGATATCTCAAAGCGGGCACCCGCATGGTGAGCCTCAGCAGCCTGCGTTCGGTATGGGTCCGCCGCCCCGGCACCCCCGGGGCCCGCGCCCCGGAACAGTCCGCCTGGATCACGGCGGAGTCCGAGCAGGCGCTGTACGGCATGCTCTCCTGCACCCCGGCGCGCTGGATGAACCACCCCGTCGCGTCCGTGCAGGCACGCAACAAGCCCTGGCAGCTCCATATCGCCCACCGCAGCGGCTTCCTCGTACCCCCCACATTGGTCACCACATTCCCGGCGGTCGCCCGGCAGTTCGCCGCCGCCCACCAGGACCTCGTGGTGAAGTCGGTCAGCGGAAAGCACCCCGGCGACCCGCCGCTGGTGCTGCCCACCACGCGCATCAGCCCGGACGCGGACTTCAGCGGGGTCGCGGCGGGGCCCACCCTGCTCCAGCAGCACATCCACAAGGAGGCCGACATCCGGCTGACCTGCGTCGGCGAGCAGCTGTTCGCCGCCCGCAAGAAAGCCGACCCCGACGAAGTGGACAGCCGTTTCAGCCAGCACGGCACCTGGGAACCCGCCGAGGTGCCGGACTCCGTCCACCGGGCGGTGAGCACCTATATGACCACCGCCCAACTTGCCTATGGTGCTTTTGACTTCGCCGAAGACCCGGACGGGACGTGGTGGTTCCTCGAATGCAACCAGGGCGGCCAGTTCGGCTTCGTCCAGTTGGAGACCGACCAGCCCATCGCCCAGGCCATCGCCGCCTGGCTGGCGGTGGAACCCGTCACCTGA
- a CDS encoding acyl-CoA dehydrogenase: MRTPVRTDAPAGGPVSPTAPETPDGTVNGARPKKSAARPAFTEPRPLSEEGLRLRITREIADDLAVDALSRDRVGKPPFDEAARLREAGLTGLLTPPGPDRRGTDWRTACAVVREIAAADSSIGELLARHYVLSWSARFFSTPDRADGLELRSVAEQWLWGGSTDIPDLEPTAGPDLTLTPAGGGYVLHGCKALAAGVQVADRLVLGAVCAESGESLIVCVDPAHPGVTADAEHDRLGQRLTGAGRLSFDGVPVPADQVLGAVPHDEHALSPFATLAPLALRLALAHVSLGTAEGALAEARDIDRSASRSRPATEPDDGAYPDAYQDVYSDAYADRTGADPYLLLAYGELVTAAHTAAAVVESATEGLARGLLAGQELGVDERADIAVLVAAAEAVTSRSAMDITTRVLELTQGAGSPAGALGFDRFWRNARLLTAQASPTHSLRDIGDHYLNGTHPALTLRA; the protein is encoded by the coding sequence GTGCGGACACCGGTACGTACCGATGCACCGGCCGGCGGTCCGGTCTCCCCGACCGCGCCGGAGACACCCGACGGGACGGTGAACGGAGCCAGGCCGAAGAAATCCGCCGCACGCCCCGCCTTCACGGAGCCCCGCCCCCTCTCCGAGGAAGGACTCCGGCTCCGCATCACCCGGGAGATCGCCGATGATCTCGCCGTCGACGCGCTCAGCCGCGACCGCGTCGGCAAGCCTCCGTTCGACGAGGCCGCACGGCTGCGCGAAGCGGGTCTGACCGGCCTGCTGACACCGCCCGGACCGGACCGGCGCGGCACCGACTGGCGTACCGCCTGCGCGGTCGTCCGGGAGATCGCGGCGGCGGACAGCTCCATCGGTGAACTGCTGGCCCGGCACTACGTGTTGTCGTGGAGTGCCCGGTTCTTCAGCACCCCGGACAGGGCCGACGGGCTCGAACTCCGGTCGGTGGCGGAGCAGTGGCTCTGGGGCGGCAGTACCGACATCCCGGACCTGGAGCCGACGGCGGGCCCCGACCTGACGCTCACCCCGGCCGGCGGCGGGTACGTCCTCCACGGGTGCAAGGCCCTCGCCGCGGGCGTCCAGGTCGCCGACCGGCTGGTGCTCGGCGCGGTGTGCGCCGAGAGCGGTGAGTCACTGATCGTCTGCGTCGATCCGGCCCACCCGGGAGTGACCGCCGATGCCGAACACGACCGCCTCGGCCAGCGGCTCACGGGCGCCGGGCGCCTGAGCTTCGACGGTGTCCCCGTCCCCGCCGACCAGGTCCTCGGTGCCGTCCCCCACGACGAGCACGCCCTCTCCCCCTTCGCCACACTCGCCCCGCTGGCGCTCCGGCTCGCCCTTGCCCACGTCAGCCTGGGCACCGCCGAAGGGGCGCTTGCCGAGGCACGGGACATCGACCGGTCCGCCTCGCGCAGCCGGCCGGCCACGGAACCGGACGACGGTGCGTACCCGGATGCCTACCAGGATGTGTACTCGGATGCGTACGCGGACCGGACGGGTGCGGACCCCTACCTGCTGCTCGCCTACGGGGAGTTGGTGACGGCCGCCCACACCGCCGCGGCGGTGGTCGAATCGGCGACCGAGGGCTTGGCGCGCGGCCTTCTCGCGGGGCAGGAACTCGGGGTGGACGAGCGCGCGGACATCGCGGTCCTGGTCGCCGCGGCCGAGGCCGTCACCAGCAGGTCGGCGATGGACATCACGACCCGCGTCCTGGAACTCACCCAGGGCGCCGGCTCCCCGGCCGGGGCCCTGGGGTTCGACAGGTTCTGGCGCAACGCACGTCTGCTGACGGCGCAGGCCTCCCCCACCCACTCCCTCCGCGATATCGGCGACCACTATCTGAACGGCACGCACCCCGCCCTGACCTTGCGCGCCTGA
- a CDS encoding RrF2 family transcriptional regulator — MRISARADYAVRAALQLAASQDAGPLKAEAIAQAQDIPHKFLEGILNDMRRGGLVHSRRGGNGGYRLAKPAEAISIADVIRVVDGPLVSVRGVRPPELSYTGPAESLLPLWIALRANVRQILDGVSLADVASAELPDPVSALTEDPASWSNP; from the coding sequence ATGCGGATCTCAGCCAGAGCGGACTATGCCGTGCGGGCGGCGCTGCAACTCGCCGCTTCCCAGGATGCGGGGCCGCTCAAGGCGGAGGCCATTGCCCAGGCGCAGGACATTCCGCACAAGTTCCTCGAAGGCATCTTGAACGACATGCGCCGGGGCGGACTCGTCCACAGCCGGCGTGGCGGCAACGGCGGCTACCGGCTGGCCAAGCCCGCGGAGGCGATCAGCATCGCGGATGTCATCCGCGTCGTGGACGGCCCGTTGGTGTCGGTACGCGGAGTCCGCCCGCCGGAGTTGTCCTACACGGGGCCCGCCGAGTCACTGCTGCCGCTGTGGATCGCGCTGCGGGCCAACGTCCGCCAGATCCTCGACGGCGTCTCCCTGGCCGATGTCGCCTCGGCCGAGCTGCCGGACCCGGTATCCGCGCTGACGGAGGACCCGGCGTCCTGGTCCAACCCTTAG